A window of the Helianthus annuus cultivar XRQ/B chromosome 4, HanXRQr2.0-SUNRISE, whole genome shotgun sequence genome harbors these coding sequences:
- the LOC110937238 gene encoding protein NRT1/ PTR FAMILY 1.2, producing the protein MEEDSYQQKSSIDTELQTELLPHNHQAHKGGMITMPFIIVNEAFERVASYGLMPNMIFYLMDVYHMELATGTSILLIWSALSNGLSIFGAFISDSYFGRFRVIAIGSLSTLLGMTSLWLTAVLPPLTPSSCNEPDTSCNPPTPTQFAFLFSCFILLSIGSGCIRPCSIAFGADQLKHHPTLNNQRLIDSYFNWYYASTATSAIVAFSVMVYIQEQLGWQVEFAVAVLIMLCSTFMFLLGSSLYVKVKASESLFSGLIQVLFVAFKNRRIRLLRDDCYNHSEQADRVELTDNLRFLNKACVVRDLNLDSLEVDPWSVSTVKKVESLKSLILVLPLWSTGILIFTTITQSFPTLQAKTMNRYVTPWFEIPAASFSLFLILTLTLWVTFYDCILVPFLAKYTHQPRGFHPKTRMGIGLAISTVGMIVSAIVETKRRDLAGPNTTVDMSAMWLVPQYALLGLAEAFNSIGQMEFYYSELPKSMSSIAIAMFMVSNAISGLVGSLLINVVDAVTTKRGNTSWLSSDINEGHLDYYYWLLCFLNLLNFFYYLVCCRIYRSSSLSGRHELGQEGFHFGH; encoded by the exons ATGGAAGAAGACTCGTATCAACAAAAATCGAGCATCGACACAGAATTACAAACCGAATTACTCCCTCACAATCATCAGGCTCATAAGGGGGGCATGATAACCATGCCTTTCATCATAG TGAACGAAGCATTTGAGAGAGTGGCGAGTTATGGATTGATGCCGAACATGATATTCTACCTCATGGATGTTTATCACATGGAACTTGCAACTGGAACAAGCATACTTTTGATTTGGTCAGCGCTTTCAAACGGTCTCTCCATTTTTGGAGCTTTCATCTCTGATTCATACTTTGGTAGGTTTCGGGTCATTGCAATCGGGTCTCTCTCCACCCTTCTT GGGATGACTTCTCTCTGGTTAACTGCCGTGCTTCCACCATTAACGCCTTCTTCTTGCAATGAACCCGACACCAGTTGCAACCCACCAACACCAACGCAATTCGCTTTTCTTTTCTCATGTTTCATTCTACTCTCAATCGGATCTGGTTGCATCAGACCGTGTTCCATAGCCTTTGGTGCAGACCAGCTTAAACACCATCCAACCCTAAACAACCAGAGGCTCATTGATAGCTACTTTAACTGGTACTATGCTTCTACAGCGACTTCAGCAATCGTTGCTTTTAGTGTTATGGTCTACATTCAAGAGCAACTTGGTTGGCAGGTCGAATTTGCAGTTGCTGTTCTGATAATGCTTTGTTCTACTTTTATGTTCTTACTCGGATCTTCTCTTTACGTCAAAGTGAAAGCCAGCGAGAGCCTGTTTTCAGGGCTAATTCAAGTTTTATTCGTTGCTTTTAAGAACCGTAGGATTCGTCTTCTACGTGATGACTGCTACAATCATAGTGAACAAGCGGACCGGGTTGAGCTAACTGACAACTTAAG GTTTCTCAACAAAGCATGTGTTGTCAGAGATTTGAACCTTGATTCTTTGGAAGTGGATCCATGGAGTGTGTCAACTGTTAAAAAGGTGGAATCCCTGAAATCGTTAATTCTGGTATTACCATTATGGTCTACGGGCATTCTAATATTCACGACCATTACACAAAGTTTCCCAACTCTCCAAGCGAAAACAATGAACCGATATGTCACCCCATGGTTTGAGATCCCGGCTGCATCATTTAGCTTATTCTTGATCTTGACACTTACATTGTGGGTCACATTTTACGACTGTATCTTGGTCCCATTTCTAGCAAAATATACACACCAGCCGCGTGGATTCCATCCTAAAACTCGAATGGGAATTGGGTTAGCAATCTCGACCGTGGGCATGATTGTATCCGCAATTGTGGAAACCAAACGACGGGATTTGGCAGGTCCAAATACGACAGTTGACATGTCAGCAATGTGGTTGGTTCCCCAATATGCATTACTAGGTTTAGCAGAGGCATTTAATTCAATTGGGCAGATGGAGTTTTATTATTCTGAGCTCCCAAAAAGCATGTCGAGTATAGCCATAGCCATGTTCATGGTGAGCAATGCAATTTCTGGGCTTGTTGGAAGCCTTTTGATTAATGTTGTGGATGCAGTCACCACCAAAAGGGGTAACACAAGTTGGCTATCGAGTGATATTAACGAGGGTCACTTGGATTACTACTACTGGTTACTTTGTTTTCTGAATCTACTTAACTTTTTTTACTACTTAGTATGTTGTCGTATTTATCGGAGTTCTTCATTGTCAGGGAGGCATGAGCTCGGACAAGAAGGATTTCATTTTGGGCATTAA